In the genome of cyanobacterium endosymbiont of Braarudosphaera bigelowii, one region contains:
- the nifD gene encoding nitrogenase molybdenum-iron protein alpha chain encodes MATVEENKKLIADVLATYPAKAAKKRNKHLGVYEEGADDCGVKSNKVSLPGVMTARGCAYAGSKGVVWGPIKDMIHISHGPVGCGYYSWSGRRNYYIGVTGVDSFGTMNFTSDFQERDVVFGGDTKLSQLIDEVEILFPLNGGISVQSECPIGLIGDDIEAVSRAKTKEIGKQVIPVRCEGFRGVSQSLGHHIANDVIRDWVFPVADKEIAEKGNEGTPYDVAIIGDYNIGGDAWSSRILLEEMGLRVIAQWSGDGTFTEMKATPSVKLNLVHCYRSMNYISRHMEEKYGIPWLEYNFFGPSKIIESLRAIAERFDDTIQQKAEAVIAKYKEQADGIIAKYRPRLEGKTVMMMVGGLRPRHVVPAFKDLGMEIIGTGYEFAHGDDYKRTTHYVKDATLIYDDVTGYEFEEFVKELKPDLVAAGIKEKYVFQKMALPFRQMHSWDYSGPYHGYDGFAIFARDMDLALNNPTWGLVGTPWNK; translated from the coding sequence ATGGCAACAGTCGAAGAAAATAAGAAGCTCATTGCCGACGTTTTGGCAACTTATCCTGCAAAAGCTGCTAAAAAACGTAATAAGCACCTTGGTGTTTATGAAGAAGGAGCTGATGATTGTGGTGTTAAATCCAACAAAGTATCTCTACCAGGTGTTATGACCGCTCGCGGTTGTGCTTATGCTGGATCCAAAGGGGTAGTTTGGGGTCCTATTAAAGATATGATTCATATCTCTCATGGACCTGTTGGTTGTGGTTACTACTCTTGGTCTGGTCGTCGTAACTACTACATCGGAGTAACCGGAGTAGATAGTTTCGGTACCATGAACTTCACATCTGACTTCCAAGAACGTGATGTTGTTTTTGGTGGAGACACAAAACTAAGTCAACTTATTGACGAAGTTGAAATATTATTCCCTCTTAATGGTGGTATTTCAGTTCAATCAGAATGTCCTATTGGTTTAATTGGAGATGATATTGAAGCAGTATCTCGTGCAAAAACCAAAGAAATCGGCAAACAAGTTATTCCTGTTCGTTGCGAAGGATTCCGCGGAGTTTCTCAATCCTTAGGACATCACATTGCTAACGATGTGATTCGTGATTGGGTTTTCCCAGTTGCTGATAAAGAAATTGCTGAAAAAGGCAATGAAGGTACTCCTTATGATGTTGCTATCATTGGTGACTACAATATTGGTGGAGATGCTTGGTCCAGTCGTATTCTTTTAGAAGAAATGGGACTACGTGTTATTGCTCAGTGGTCTGGTGATGGTACCTTCACTGAAATGAAAGCAACACCTAGCGTTAAGTTAAACCTAGTCCATTGCTACCGTTCCATGAACTACATTAGTCGTCACATGGAAGAAAAATACGGTATTCCTTGGTTAGAATACAACTTCTTTGGACCCAGCAAAATTATTGAATCTTTAAGAGCAATTGCTGAGCGTTTTGATGACACAATTCAACAAAAAGCTGAAGCAGTAATCGCTAAATATAAAGAGCAAGCTGATGGTATTATAGCTAAATATCGCCCTCGTTTAGAAGGCAAAACCGTCATGATGATGGTTGGTGGATTACGTCCTCGTCACGTTGTTCCTGCTTTCAAAGATTTGGGAATGGAAATCATCGGAACTGGATATGAGTTTGCTCATGGTGATGACTATAAACGTACTACTCACTATGTTAAAGACGCTACCCTTATCTATGATGATGTTACTGGTTATGAGTTCGAAGAATTTGTTAAAGAACTTAAGCCTGATTTAGTAGCTGCAGGAATTAAAGAGAAGTATGTCTTCCAAAAAATGGCTCTTCCTTTCCGCCAAATGCACTCTTGGGATTATTCAGGTCCTTACCACGGTTATGATGGCTTTGCTATCTTTGCACGTGATATGGATTTAGCCCTTAACAATCCTACTTGGGGACTAGTTGGAACCCCTTGGAATAAATAA
- the nifK gene encoding nitrogenase molybdenum-iron protein subunit beta, with the protein MAQNVNKIKDHVELFHQPEYKELFANKKQFEGMPTAEKVKEVAEWTKSWEYREKNFAREALTVNPAKGCQPLGALLAAVGFEGTLPFVHGSQGCVSYFRTHLTRHFKEPVSAVSSSMTENAAVFGGLSNMVDGLQNAYALYKPKMIAVCTTCMAEVIGDDLGSFIGNARVDGVIPAELPIPFAHTPSFVGSHVNGYDHMMKSILTTLGEGKKGDKNGKINFMPGFETYMGNLRELKKLIAALGVNGTILSDTEMYLDSPNLGEFSMYHEGTSLEDAADACNAEATISLQAYTTPKTLAYMGKKWGQKTCVHRPWGIKATDEFLMTLSQLTGNPIPKELEIERGRAVDAMTDTQAWLHGKTAAVFGDPDTVMGLLQFMLEMGIEPVHILVHNSNDKFEEEARDLLASSPYGQQATVWGYKDLWHLRSLLFTEPVDFMIGNSYGKYLERDTEIPLIRIGYPIFDRHHLHRYSTIGYGGAINLLNWIANGVLDALDRRTDIAGETDISFDLVR; encoded by the coding sequence ATGGCCCAAAACGTAAATAAAATTAAAGATCACGTCGAACTATTTCACCAGCCTGAGTATAAAGAACTGTTTGCTAATAAAAAACAGTTTGAAGGAATGCCTACTGCTGAAAAAGTTAAAGAAGTTGCTGAATGGACTAAAAGCTGGGAATACCGTGAGAAAAACTTCGCACGTGAAGCTCTTACTGTTAACCCTGCTAAAGGTTGTCAGCCTTTAGGAGCTTTACTTGCTGCAGTTGGATTCGAAGGAACCCTACCTTTTGTTCATGGATCTCAAGGTTGTGTTTCTTACTTCCGTACTCACTTAACTCGTCACTTTAAAGAGCCTGTTAGTGCTGTATCTTCTTCCATGACTGAAAACGCTGCTGTTTTCGGTGGACTAAGCAACATGGTTGATGGTTTACAAAATGCTTATGCTCTTTATAAGCCTAAAATGATTGCTGTTTGTACTACTTGTATGGCAGAAGTAATCGGAGACGATTTAGGTTCTTTTATCGGAAATGCTCGTGTTGACGGTGTAATTCCTGCAGAGCTACCTATTCCTTTCGCTCATACTCCTAGTTTTGTTGGATCACATGTTAACGGATACGACCACATGATGAAATCCATCTTGACTACCTTAGGTGAAGGTAAAAAAGGTGACAAAAACGGTAAAATTAACTTTATGCCTGGATTCGAAACCTATATGGGGAATCTTCGCGAACTTAAAAAGTTAATTGCTGCTTTAGGTGTAAATGGAACTATTCTAAGTGATACCGAAATGTACTTAGATTCTCCAAACTTAGGAGAATTCTCTATGTACCATGAAGGAACATCTTTAGAAGATGCTGCTGATGCTTGTAATGCAGAAGCTACTATTTCTCTTCAAGCTTACACAACTCCTAAAACCCTTGCTTATATGGGTAAAAAATGGGGTCAAAAAACTTGCGTTCACCGCCCTTGGGGTATCAAGGCAACTGATGAATTTCTAATGACTTTATCTCAGTTGACTGGAAATCCTATTCCTAAGGAACTTGAAATTGAACGTGGACGTGCTGTAGATGCTATGACTGATACTCAAGCATGGCTTCATGGTAAAACTGCTGCAGTTTTCGGTGATCCTGATACAGTAATGGGATTATTACAGTTTATGTTAGAAATGGGTATTGAACCTGTTCATATCCTAGTACATAATAGTAATGATAAGTTCGAAGAAGAAGCAAGAGATCTTTTAGCTTCTAGTCCTTATGGACAACAAGCAACAGTTTGGGGTTATAAAGATCTATGGCACTTACGTTCTTTATTATTCACCGAACCTGTTGACTTCATGATCGGTAATTCCTACGGTAAATATTTAGAAAGGGATACTGAAATTCCTCTAATCCGTATAGGATATCCTATCTTTGATCGTCATCACTTACATCGTTATTCAACCATTGGATACGGAGGTGCTATTAACCTTCTTAACTGGATTGCTAACGGAGTTCTTGATGCCCTAGATCGTAGAACAGATATTGCTGGAGAAACAGATATCTCCTTCGACTTAGTTCGTTAA